Below is a window of Geomonas oryzisoli DNA.
GCTTTGCTCATGTCGCGGGCGTAGGCCTCCCCACCCTGGTACCTGGCCCGGTCGGCGGCAATAACATGCGCTACCTCTTGCTCCATGTTTCCGATTTTGGACTTCAGGGCCGCTTGGTACAGGAGCTCGGCAGATACCAGCCCTTCCAGGGCCTCCTTCTTCAGAGACGCGAGTTCCTGTGCGCCGAGCGGTTGGCGCAAGTGCCTTGTCTCGACGAGATCTCGGACCGCGCGATCCAACTCCGCACGGGTGATGACCTCCCCATTCACCCTGTGAACAGGGGCGGTGGGGGGGGACTGTTGGGGCGTGGGCGACGCCTGGGCTTGCTGTTTCTGATCGGTTGGGGAACAGGCCAACAGGTTTATCAGCAGGAGTGGTATGGTGACCGCCGCAGCGATCACTCTTCTCCAAAGGGACATGCACTTCCTCCAGCAGGGTACCGACGTTCGTCTACGCCATGCTGGACAGCAAGAGGCATACCTGTTGTATGTTTGTATTAAATGATGTAGTGATTACAGAGTGTTAGCTGTTAGGGGCGGACGCCGGTCGTGGGAGATTGGGTGAGGGTGGGGCAATCGCAGGTGCAAATGACCCACCCTGTGGAACGGTATCCCGGGTGCGTGGGAAGGATGGGGCGGCTAGAAGGCGCCGAAGGGGGCAACCTGTCAGGCCTTGAACTTGTTCTCGGTGCCGGCCCGCAGCCTGGCGATGTTCTCGTGGTGTTTGAGGATCACGATGACGGCGATCATGCCCGCCATGATGATGGTTTCGCGGGGGACGCAGGTGGCCCAGGCGAACGCGGGGATGCAGGCGGCCGCGGTGATCGAGGCCAGGGAGACGTAACGCCACTTGTACAGGACCAGGGCGAAGACGATGATGCCGAGCAGTACGGCCAGCGGTGCGGTCCCCAGCAGCACGCCCAGCGCGGTGGCGACGCCCTTGCCTCCCTTGAAGCAGAGGAAGACCGTGTAGACGTGGCCGAGGAAGGCGGCGAGGCCGATGGCGGCGACCCACAGCGGAGAGAGCCCCAGCGCGTGCGCGACCAGAACGGGGATCAGCCCCTTGAAGCAGTCGCCGACCAGGGTCATGATGCCGAGTTTTTTGCCGGCGGTGCGGTAGACGTTGGTGGCGCCGATGTTGCCGCTGCCACATTCCCTGATGTTGATGCCCATGCTCCGGGCCAGGAGCAGGCCGGTCGGTACCGAGCCGAGCAGGTACGCGCCGACCAGGAGTAGAATCTCGTTCAAAGCGTTCTCCCAGTGTCTAATGAAACAACCGCGCATCCTACAGTATTTCGGTTGAAACTGCAAGTCGCCGGGGGACGTGGGGCTGCTGATTGCAATAACGGGGACGTGCGGGAGATACTGATGCTCCCCCTCCATTGATGGGAGGGGGGACTTTTGTGGCCAGTGCAATCGTGGGGGGGATTTCAGAGAAGGGGGCATACGAGGGGGGGCAAGCGGTCCTGCCGGCGCTAGCCGGCGCGCAGCCGCTCGTAGCGCAGTACTGCGGCGGTCATGGCGAGGAAGACGGTGTCGCGTAGCAGTGCCACCCAGGGGGCGGTCTTGGCGCCTTCCATGCGGAAGCAGCCGCAGTCGATATCCAGCCCCCTGATCATGGCGGAAGCAAGGGCAGCCATGAAGACCAGGTTCAGCATGCCTATGATCAGCGCGCCGCTTTTCACCCGGAACCCGCAGATGAGCAGCACGCCGCAGATAAGCTCGAGGAAGGGAAGCACGGCGGCGGTGAGGTAACTCCAGAAGTAGGGGAGGATCCGGTAGGCCGCCACGCTGCCGGCGAAGGCAACCGGATCGGCGATCTTCGGGACGGCGGCATAGATGAAGACGGCGCCCAGGGCGACGCGCAGCACCAGGGGGATCAGGGGGAGGCGGAATGGTTTCATGGCGCTCCTCCCGTGGTCGGGTAGCCGGCATCCCGCCATTCGGGGAGTCCTCCCTCGAAGACATAGACCGAGGCGTAGCCGGCCTTGATCAGGAGCTTGCCCAGTTCCATGCTGTCGTGACAGGAAAAGCCGTTGCAGTAGGCGATGATGACAGCGTCCTTGGCGACTCCCTGCAACTGCGGCGTCTGCTGCCGGGTCGCTTCCTCCAGCGGGAAGGAACGCGCCCCGGAGATATGTTCCTTGGCGAAGCTGGCGCCGCTTCTGGCGTCGACCAGCACCGCTTGTCCGGAGTCGTGCAGTTCCTTTACCTGCACAAGGGCGATCGGCATCGGGAGCGCCTCGGCCTGCTGTGCCGCGGGCGCCGTCTGTCCGGCAGGTGCGCCGCGCCAGGCGTCGGCCAGGAGCGTCCTGTTCCAAAAAATGCCGAAAACAGCCGAGGTGAACACGATAGCGGCGATTTCCAGGACGATTTTCAGCCAGTTTTTCGATAGCATGTCCGGACCCGTTTTGGCAGGTGCGGTCGGCGGCGGGGGGCCGTCGGCGCTCCTGGTTGAAGTAGCCACCTGAGAGATGTTACGCAAAAGCGGCGTTCAGGTCAACGGGCGCGCTCCTGGTGAGGATTGCTAGAGCCGTTCGGGGGGGTAGATGTCGTGCTCTTCGAGCCAATGGGCGGCACGGTCGGTGAGGAAGGCCTCCCTGATCGCGTGGAAGCGTTCCTGTTCCTCGGGGTAGAAGGAGAGGATTTCGTGCAGCCTGCCGTGGGACTGCTTGCCGCTGAACGCCCGCGCCAGCATCCCCTTCAGGCTCTCGTTGGTGAGCCGCTGGATGAAGGCGTGCACCAGCTGGCGCTCCTGTCCGTAGTCGAAGGGGGGCACCTCGAGGAACCGCTCTTCCTGGGATGCCACCTCGTCCCAGAAATTCTCGTCCTCGTAGTCGGCGGGGACCGAGAAGACCTCGCCGGTCTCCCGGTCCAGGAAGTAGATCAGGTCCGGGTCGCCGTTCTCGAAGGCCTCCATCAAGTCTTCCCAGACGATCTCCAGGTTGCGTAGTGCGTGCATCGGTACCTCTTGAAAACAGGTTGAGGTCAAGGTCAAGGTAGAGCTTGAGCCAGCCGCCCGTTCCTGTTTCCTTTACCAACCCCGTATTTTTGTATATATTGCGCAAATGCGCAAGATTTTCATCGCCGACGCCCACCTCAGAAGCCCGCAGGACCGGAACTACCGGACCCTGGTCCGTTTCCTGGATACGCTTCCCGCCGACACCGACACCCTTTACCTGCTGGGAGATATCTTCGAGTTTTGGATCGGAAACCCGCGGCCTGTATACGGCCACTATGGGGAAATCGTGGATTGTCTGAAGCGGGTGAGGGAGCGCGGGGTGCGCATCGTCTACTTCGAGGGGAACCACGACTTCCATCTGGGGGGCTTCTTCAAGGAGCAGCTGCAGGCCGAGGTCCATCCCGACGGCACCGAACTGGAGATCGAGGGGAAAAAGATCTGTCTGTGCCACGGGGACCAGGTCAACCGGGGCGATCATCGCTACCTGGCCTTGCGTTCCCTGCTGCACGGCCCCCTGGTGCAGGCCCTGGTGCCGGTTTTCCCGCGCCGGCTGGCCGACCGGATCGCGGCCGCCATGTCCCGGAACTCGAGCGGGCAGCACGCCGCACGCAGACAACGCTGGGACTACCCGGCCATCCTGGAGAACTTCGCCCGCGAACGCTTCGCGGCCGGCTGCGACATGGTCGTCACCGGGCACTTCCATCTCCCCATGGAAATAAGGGAGGGGGACCGGGTCTTCATCTCCCTTGGTGACTGGATCACCCATTATTCCTACGCCCAGTGGACCGAGGCGGGGCTTACCCTGGAGCGCTTCGCCTAGTCCTGCCGCAACCCGAAGAGCCCCAGGTAGTTCGTCACCCGTTCCTCCAGGGTCGGCGCCGCGATCACTGCGCAGATCTCGTCCGGGCGGTACCCCCGGCACACCGCCGGCCGTTCCTCGTAGATCAGGCAGCGCTGCTCACCGGAGAGGTGGCGGCACCTCTCTCCCACCTTCTTGTCCAACGAGCTGATATCCGGCGCGACGCAGCAGGTCCCGCATCCCGAGCATCCCATCTTTCACCTACCTGAAGAATGCCTCCAGGGCCTGTTCGCCCACCGAGGTCGCCTTGATGCGCCACTTGTTCTCGTTGATGACCAGCGCGGCCAGGGCGATCTGCGGGTCCTCCATGGGGGCGTAGGCGGCGAACCAGCTGTAGTGCCCGGCGGGATCGGTGCCGTCGATGGAGCCGGTCTTGGCGGCGATGCGCACCGAGGCGAGCATCCTTCTCCCCCTGCGGTCGTGGAAGGCGCGGCGGGAGGTGCCGCTCTCCACGGTTGTGGCCAGCATGTGGGCCAGGTCGCTGGCGGTCTGCGGCGTCATCACCGTGCGCAGCACCTGGGGCTTCTGGGTGAACACCACGTTCCCCTTGGCGTCGCGGATCTCGCTGGCAAGCGAAGGCGCCATCATGACGCCGCCGTTGGCCACCGTGGCCATGATGGTCGCGGCATGGAAAGGTGAAATCTTGACCTCGCGGTTGAGACCTGCGCCCATGCGCATCAGCTCGTCGACGGTGCCGGGGACGGGGGCTGTACTGGCTACGATGGGAGAGCCGGGGACGATGGACTGGTTGAAGCCGTACCTGCCGGCGTAGAGCAGCAACGGATCGCGCCCGACCACCTCGCCGGCGAGCCGGCCGTACACCGGGTTCACCGATTTTCCCATGGCGAGGGAAAGCGGCATCTGCTGGTTGCCGCGGCCGGGCCGCACCCGCCAGTATTTCGGGCTTTCCGAGGTGAGCTTCCCGTTGAAGGCGAACATGGTGTCCGGCCCCACCTTCTTCTCTTCCAGGGCCGCGGTGGCGGTGACGATCTTGAAGAGCGAAGCCATGGGGTAGGGGCGGTAGTTGGCCCCCTTCTCCCACCCCGGCTGCGACGCGGAGTGCGACACCGCCGCGAGGATGCGCCCGGTCTTTGGCTCCAGGGCGACGAAGAGCCCGTAGGGGACCTTGTAATCGCTGAAGAGTTTCTCGATCTTTCTCTGCACCTCTTCATCGATGCCGTAGATCACCTGTCCGCCCTGCGGCAGGGGCGCGGTCAACTTCCCCCCCTGCACCTGGGCGTTCGAGTAGGCGTCGGCGGCGAGCTTGAAGGCGCTCCCCTGGTCCAGGTTGGCAAGGGACACTGCGGCCGGTTTCTCGGGCACAGGTGCACTTTTGGCGCGGGGAGTTCCGAAGAGGGAGATCAGTGGGTAGGAGGCGAGCAAAAGCGCGATGGCGGGCAGGATGATCTTGAGCCTCTTCTTCTGGGGCTTGGTCTCCTCGATCTGCCGAAGGAAGACGTTGCGCCCTTCCTGTGCTTTTTTCCTGCCGAGTCGTCTGCTGTGTTTCTTTTCTTTATCGATGTCTTTTAGATCTTGCATATCCCGCTTCTGGCCGTCTGTTGAATCGGGCCACTATATGTCAACTGCGTCCCCTTTGTCAACGACGCGCGGGCGCATTTCCGGGAAGGCCAGATCCTTCAGGGTGACCCCTCCCAAGGCCGCAGTGACGGCCGCTTCCGACTCGTCAAGAAGCCCTTCGGCCAGCTCTTCGCCGGAGATGGCGGCCGAGGCGCCGCTCCTTCTCAGCGAGAGGAGGACATCGGCGATGGAAACCTGGTCCAGGTCCCGAGCGGGGTAGTAGCTGCCGCGGCCTTCCCCGGCCAACACGATGAACCCCTGGTCGCGCAGGTGCTCCAGGGTTTTGCGCACGATGCGCAGGGGGACGCCGAGCTTCATCGCCAGGTGGTGCTCCCCCCAGGCGGCGTCGCCGCGGTAGAAAGTCTCGGCGATGTGGCGCAGGGCCGCCAGCGCCACCAGTTCCTGCAGCTCGTGGCTGATGTCGCGTCCCCGGATGTCGCGCCGGAAGGTGCTGCGGTTCTGGTGCGCCGCCACGACCTCCATCCCGAACAGGACGATGATCCAGCTCACGTAGATCCAGACCATCAGGATGGGAAGCGCCGCCAAAGTGCCGTAGATGGCGTTGTAGTTGCCGGCGCCGACCTGAAAGTGGATGTAGGCCCACTGGGCGAACTGCCACAGCGTACCGGCCAGCACCGCCCCGATCAGGGCCGAGTCGAAGCGCACCCGCGTGTTGGGCATGAAGACGTAGAGGAGGAATATGGCGGTCCAGACCACGAGGTACGGCGTGAGCCCCAGGGTGAACAGGAACAGGTCCCCGAGGTAGGTCCACTCCATGAACCAACCGGTGAGCCACTTGCTCGACAGCGTGGTGGTGATGCTGGTGGCGGCTAAAAGCAACAGCGGCGCGCTGACCAGGACGCTCAGGTAGTCGCTGAACTTGCGGTAGAAGGTCCGGGTCTCTGGCACCCCCCAGATCACGTTGAAGGCCTCCTCGATGCTCCCCAGCATGCTGATGGCGGTGAAAAGGAGCGCCGCGAGGCCGATGGCGCCCACCGATCCCATGTTGGTGTTGCCGATGTAGGAGATGACCCGGTTCACCACCTCCTCGTTGCCGGCGGTGACCTGCTTCAGGATGAGCGGCACCAGGCGGTTCTGGGCGCCCAGCCCTTTGAGCACCGAAAAGGCGAGGGCGAGCAGCGGCACCAGGGACAAGAGCGTCGTGAAGGAGAGGGCCGTGGCCCGCAGCAGCGAGTTGTTGGCCATGAAGTTGGAGAAGGCGAAGCCGGTGAACTGTAAGAGCCTCAACCCCTTGCCCCGCCACCCCCCGATCGCTGCGGGGTCGTATTGCCAGATCATGCCGGGGGACAGCTTCGTTTTGCCGTTGAAATCATTCATATGCTGTGGCACCGCTGCTGCTCGCGGCACACGACCCCGCCGGTGCGTGCGCCGCAAAGAAAAACCCGATTAGTGACAACCTTCCGCTGGTAAAAGTCCCCCTTTGCGAAGGGGGATTTAGGGGGATTTGCTTTAGTTTCGGGAAAGGCAAATCCCCCCAGCCCCCCTTCGCAAAGGGGGGAGTGGGAGGTAGCGGAAGATCGTCGCCAATCAGGAAGAAAAAAAAGCCCACCTTTGGTGGGCTTTCGGACTGTGGGACATGGCGCTAGACCTGGGTCTTCTGTTTCTCCCTTTCCCGCTCCATCGCCTCCTTGCCGGCCTCTATGGCCGAGGAGATGATGTTCTTCTTCTCCAGCACCAGATCCTTGCCGTCCTCATAGCTGGACCTGATCTTGTCCTGCGCCTCGCTGGCGTATTCCTTGATCTTGTCCACCGCGTCGTCGGCCAGATCCTTGATCTTGCCGCGCAGTTCCTCGCCGGTGTTCGGCGCGAGGAGCAGGGCTGCCCCGATCCCGACGGCAGCACCGGCCAGGAAGGAAAGCAGCATAGTACCGGTCCCGATATCTTTATCTTTTGACATGGCGGTTACCCCCTAATTTTGGTTTTCACTATTCTATCAGCAATGTATTTGCCCGCAACCTTGACCCCCGCCATCCAGACCGAGGAGTTGGTCACGATGTCAGACGCAATCCCCAACACCTTGTTGATCATGCGTATGTTGTGTCCGGCATGGCCGAGCTCGCTTAAAAGCATGTTCACGCCTTCGGCATTGGCCGCTGCGGCGCTGGTAACTACCTGAACGTCCGATACTGTGTCACGCAGTTCCTTGACCAGCGGCGTTACTTCCTTTTGCAACAGGTCAGCGGCGCCCTGCAGTGCGAGAGCCGCTTTTTTTAGTTCAGTGAGGACCGGAATCAGGCACAGCGCCAGCACGACGAGGGTCAGAGCCGTCACTGCCGAGGTTATCTGTAGAAAAAGCATGCGATCCTCCTGGTACTGGGCGAACTCTTTTTTTCAAAGGCTTGGAAACAAGGGAGGGGTAAAAAGGTCGGGGAGGCCGCGGAGGCCTCCCCGATGCGCTGCAGGAGTATTACTTCTTCACCGGTTTGGCCGGCTTGGCTGCCGGTGCCGCCGGCTTGGCTGCCGGTGCCGCCGGCTTGGCCGGAGCGGCTGCCGGGGTCGCTGCGGCCTCACCCCAACGGTTCAGGTCGTGTGCGATGCTGTGGCACTCGCCGCATTTCGGGAACTTCGCCATGATGGCGGCCGGGTGCGGTTTGACGTGGCACTGGGTGCACTGCGGAACCATCTTGTGCTTGGCCTGGTGGCAGTAGACGCAGGCGAGCTTGCTGTGCTTGGCGGTGCTGGAGGTCAGCAGCTTGAACGCCTTGCTGTGGCAGGCGGCGCACATCTTCGACGGGGTGTCGGACTTGTAGGTCACGTCAGCCGGTTTGTGGGCCTGGTGGCAGACTTTGCAGTCCTTGGCGGCCATGTCGTTGGAGTGGGGCTTGTGGCACTGGGTGCACTCCGGAATGCGGCCGTGAACGTTGTGGCAGAAGGAGCAGTTGAGGGCGGAGTGCTTGCTCTTGAAGGAGCGCAGCTGCTCGATCTGGCCGGTGTGGCAGGTCAGGCACGGATCGGTGACGTTGTTGCCGAACTTTATGTTCTTCGGAGTATGGGGGTTGGTGTGGCAGCCGAGGCAGCCCTGGAGCTTGAAGTGCGGCTTGCCTTCGTGGCACTGGCTGCACTGCGGGATCGGCTTCTTAACCTTGGGCGGGTGCCCGACGTGACAGTCCTGGCAGGTCACCTCGGTTTTGTGCTTGCCGCCGGCAGCTGCGATATCCTTGGGCGGCTGCTCATGGCACTTCACGCAGTCCGCGCTGGTCAGCACCGCCGTAGGTTTTGCAGGATCGGCAGCGGCAGCGGTTCCCACGAATGCGAACAGCGCCAGGGCCGATACAAGGTTGAAAAGTTTTGCTACTCTCATTGCCCCCTCCTTGGTATTAAAACAGAGTTAATTTTAAGCATGGATTTATATAACGTCTTGAGGTGAATTGTCAAGGGTTTAGGCACTAAAACAGGCCCTTTGATCAAGCATCGGCGCGGCACGAACTACAGTCGATCCTGAGCGATAACGGCAAAGGTAAGTTCCGAGGAAACAGCAACAAAGAGAGAGGAGGGGATAAAGAACCAGTGTATCGTGCTTTTTACTCTGTTTCTTGACTTGAAGCGGGTGATTTTGCGGTGGGGCTCGCGATGTTTCGGCCTCCCCTGCTGCAGGGGAGGCCGAAAACAAAAGGTTACTTGTCGGCGGTGATCTTGAAGGTGCGCTTGAGCGGAGTGGCGGTCTTCGGGCCGAACCACTTCTCGAAGATCTTCTTCGCTTCGCCGTTTTTCTCCATCTCGAGCAGGGTCTTGTTCACGAAGGCGACGAAGTGCTTGTCGTCCTTGCGCATGCCCAGGCCGTAGGGCTCCTCGGAGATCTGCAGGTTGGGGATCTCGAACTTGTTCTTGTTGGGAGCCTTGCCCAGGATGCCGGCCAGGATCGACTCGTCGGTGGTGACTGCCGCCACCTTACCCTGCTGCAGCGCCAGGAACGCCTGCGGGTAATCGTCGAAGGAGAGGATGGTGGCGGTGGGGATCGCCTTGGCCACGTTCTGCTCCGAGGTGGAGCCTTTGGCGGTGCCGATCTTCTTCCCTTCCAGGTCCTTGAGGCTCTTCACCGCGCCCTTCTTGGTGATGAACTTCTGTCCGGTGAGGAAGTAGGTGTAGCTGAAGTCGATCTGCTTGGCGCGCTCCGGGTTCTTGGTCATGGTGGCGGCGATGATGTCGATGTTGCCTTCCATGAGCTGCGGCATGCGGGAGGCCGAGGTCACCGGTTTCACTTCCAGCTTCACACCGAGCTTCTTCGCGATGTACTTGCAGAAGTCGATGTCGTAGCCCACGATTTCGCGGGTCTTCTCATCCACGTAGCCAAACGGCGGCAGCGAATCCTTCACCCCGGCGACGAGGACCCCCTTCTTCTTCACCTCGGCCAGCGTGTCGCCTGCGGCGAGAGCGGCGTGGGCCATGATGCCGACCAGGGCAACAGCAGCGAACAGCGTCAACAGTTTCTTCATCAGTGATCCTCCTTTTGAATGAATAAAACCCGTTCAACGTTCAAGGTTCAACGTTCGACGGAGTGAAAACGTACCGGATTATACCAGAGTGACTTGCACCTGCATCCTTTCTGGCAAAAAAAACAAGAAACAGATGCCGTTCAATGTTCCAGGTTCGACGTTCGACACAGTGAAAGCGCACAGGCAAACATCACAGTGACTTGCACGGGCATCTTCCCCGGCAAAAAAAGCAGCAATGCAGAAGCCATAGCTGAACCCATGCCTCGTGGGGTGAGTATAACCTCGAACGTTGAACGTTGAACCTTGAACGGCCGTTCAGGCGGTTAGTGCATGGGCGAGAGCAGCTGTTTCAGGAATTGCTGCGCCCGTTCGTGCTGCGGGTTCTTGAAGAACTGCTCGGGCGCGGCCTGCTCCAGTATGGTGCCCTGATCCATGAAGACCACCCGGTGGGAAACCTCGCGGGCGAAACCCATCTCGTGGGTCACCACGACCATGGTCATCCCGCTTAGCGCGAGCTTCTGCATGACGTCGAGCACCTCGCCGATCATCTCGGGATCCAGCGCCGAGGTGGGCTCATCGAAGAGCATGATGCGCGGCTTCATGGCGAGGGCGCGGGCGATGGCGACACGCTGCTGCTGACCTCCGGAGAGCTGCGCGGGATAGGCGTCCCGCTTCTCGGCGAGGCCTACCCGCTCCAGAAGCGCCATGGCCTGTTCCTGCGCCTGTGCCTTCGGGGTCTTTCTGATCTTGATGGGGGCCAGGGTGATGTTGGCGAGGACGGAGAGGTGAGGGTAAAGGTTGAACTGCTGGAACACGAAGCCTACTTCGGCGCGCAGCTTGTTGATGTCGAGCTTCTTGTCGCTGAGATCCTTGCCGTCGACGATCAGGGTGCCCTGGTCGATCGGCTCAAGCTGGTTCACGGTCCGGATCAGGGTGGACTTGCCACTGCCCGAGGGACCACACACGACGAGCACCTCCCCGGGTTTCACGTGGAGGTTGATGTCGTTCAGCACGTGCAGCTTCTTGAACCACTTGTGGACGCCTCTGAATTCGATCATGGGTTGCTCCCGCTCGGTTAAGACCAGCACCACCGCGCTCTCATTACCCTCATCTTAAGTAACAGACGCGGCAAATGCAACCCAATTTTCGATATTGTCAAACTTCGTTCTGAAAAAGTTACAGGGATGGGTGGGCCAGTGTGCCGCCGATGGGGATCTTGAAGGCACCCGGTGAGGTCTGGTACTTGGTGAGCAATAAAAACACGAACTTCTGGCGCTCCAGGAAGGAGGGCTTGGGCATCATCTCCATGGTGAGGTTGAGCGGCGAGGCACCTACCGGGTTGCCAAGGACGGTGTCGCCGGAGAGGCGGACATAGATGCCGTCGCCGTTTAAGGTAAAGCTTTTTAAAACGGCGCGCCCCTTGTCGATCTTGAGGGCGCCGCGCACCTCGCGGTAGGCGGCGTCGGGAAGGGGCAT
It encodes the following:
- the plsY gene encoding glycerol-3-phosphate 1-O-acyltransferase PlsY — protein: MRGCFIRHWENALNEILLLVGAYLLGSVPTGLLLARSMGINIRECGSGNIGATNVYRTAGKKLGIMTLVGDCFKGLIPVLVAHALGLSPLWVAAIGLAAFLGHVYTVFLCFKGGKGVATALGVLLGTAPLAVLLGIIVFALVLYKWRYVSLASITAAACIPAFAWATCVPRETIIMAGMIAVIVILKHHENIARLRAGTENKFKA
- a CDS encoding MauE/DoxX family redox-associated membrane protein, with protein sequence MKPFRLPLIPLVLRVALGAVFIYAAVPKIADPVAFAGSVAAYRILPYFWSYLTAAVLPFLELICGVLLICGFRVKSGALIIGMLNLVFMAALASAMIRGLDIDCGCFRMEGAKTAPWVALLRDTVFLAMTAAVLRYERLRAG
- a CDS encoding rhodanese-like domain-containing protein encodes the protein MLSKNWLKIVLEIAAIVFTSAVFGIFWNRTLLADAWRGAPAGQTAPAAQQAEALPMPIALVQVKELHDSGQAVLVDARSGASFAKEHISGARSFPLEEATRQQTPQLQGVAKDAVIIAYCNGFSCHDSMELGKLLIKAGYASVYVFEGGLPEWRDAGYPTTGGAP
- a CDS encoding UPF0158 family protein; the protein is MHALRNLEIVWEDLMEAFENGDPDLIYFLDRETGEVFSVPADYEDENFWDEVASQEERFLEVPPFDYGQERQLVHAFIQRLTNESLKGMLARAFSGKQSHGRLHEILSFYPEEQERFHAIREAFLTDRAAHWLEEHDIYPPERL
- a CDS encoding UDP-2,3-diacylglucosamine diphosphatase — translated: MRKIFIADAHLRSPQDRNYRTLVRFLDTLPADTDTLYLLGDIFEFWIGNPRPVYGHYGEIVDCLKRVRERGVRIVYFEGNHDFHLGGFFKEQLQAEVHPDGTELEIEGKKICLCHGDQVNRGDHRYLALRSLLHGPLVQALVPVFPRRLADRIAAAMSRNSSGQHAARRQRWDYPAILENFARERFAAGCDMVVTGHFHLPMEIREGDRVFISLGDWITHYSYAQWTEAGLTLERFA
- a CDS encoding YkgJ family cysteine cluster protein; this translates as MGCSGCGTCCVAPDISSLDKKVGERCRHLSGEQRCLIYEERPAVCRGYRPDEICAVIAAPTLEERVTNYLGLFGLRQD
- a CDS encoding penicillin-binding transpeptidase domain-containing protein, which gives rise to MQDLKDIDKEKKHSRRLGRKKAQEGRNVFLRQIEETKPQKKRLKIILPAIALLLASYPLISLFGTPRAKSAPVPEKPAAVSLANLDQGSAFKLAADAYSNAQVQGGKLTAPLPQGGQVIYGIDEEVQRKIEKLFSDYKVPYGLFVALEPKTGRILAAVSHSASQPGWEKGANYRPYPMASLFKIVTATAALEEKKVGPDTMFAFNGKLTSESPKYWRVRPGRGNQQMPLSLAMGKSVNPVYGRLAGEVVGRDPLLLYAGRYGFNQSIVPGSPIVASTAPVPGTVDELMRMGAGLNREVKISPFHAATIMATVANGGVMMAPSLASEIRDAKGNVVFTQKPQVLRTVMTPQTASDLAHMLATTVESGTSRRAFHDRRGRRMLASVRIAAKTGSIDGTDPAGHYSWFAAYAPMEDPQIALAALVINENKWRIKATSVGEQALEAFFR
- a CDS encoding YhjD/YihY/BrkB family envelope integrity protein, with amino-acid sequence MNDFNGKTKLSPGMIWQYDPAAIGGWRGKGLRLLQFTGFAFSNFMANNSLLRATALSFTTLLSLVPLLALAFSVLKGLGAQNRLVPLILKQVTAGNEEVVNRVISYIGNTNMGSVGAIGLAALLFTAISMLGSIEEAFNVIWGVPETRTFYRKFSDYLSVLVSAPLLLLAATSITTTLSSKWLTGWFMEWTYLGDLFLFTLGLTPYLVVWTAIFLLYVFMPNTRVRFDSALIGAVLAGTLWQFAQWAYIHFQVGAGNYNAIYGTLAALPILMVWIYVSWIIVLFGMEVVAAHQNRSTFRRDIRGRDISHELQELVALAALRHIAETFYRGDAAWGEHHLAMKLGVPLRIVRKTLEHLRDQGFIVLAGEGRGSYYPARDLDQVSIADVLLSLRRSGASAAISGEELAEGLLDESEAAVTAALGGVTLKDLAFPEMRPRVVDKGDAVDI
- a CDS encoding YtxH domain-containing protein, with product MSKDKDIGTGTMLLSFLAGAAVGIGAALLLAPNTGEELRGKIKDLADDAVDKIKEYASEAQDKIRSSYEDGKDLVLEKKNIISSAIEAGKEAMEREREKQKTQV
- a CDS encoding DUF948 domain-containing protein; its protein translation is MLFLQITSAVTALTLVVLALCLIPVLTELKKAALALQGAADLLQKEVTPLVKELRDTVSDVQVVTSAAAANAEGVNMLLSELGHAGHNIRMINKVLGIASDIVTNSSVWMAGVKVAGKYIADRIVKTKIRG
- a CDS encoding cytochrome C; the protein is MRVAKLFNLVSALALFAFVGTAAAADPAKPTAVLTSADCVKCHEQPPKDIAAAGGKHKTEVTCQDCHVGHPPKVKKPIPQCSQCHEGKPHFKLQGCLGCHTNPHTPKNIKFGNNVTDPCLTCHTGQIEQLRSFKSKHSALNCSFCHNVHGRIPECTQCHKPHSNDMAAKDCKVCHQAHKPADVTYKSDTPSKMCAACHSKAFKLLTSSTAKHSKLACVYCHQAKHKMVPQCTQCHVKPHPAAIMAKFPKCGECHSIAHDLNRWGEAAATPAAAPAKPAAPAAKPAAPAAKPAKPVKK
- a CDS encoding ABC transporter substrate-binding protein, which gives rise to MKKLLTLFAAVALVGIMAHAALAAGDTLAEVKKKGVLVAGVKDSLPPFGYVDEKTREIVGYDIDFCKYIAKKLGVKLEVKPVTSASRMPQLMEGNIDIIAATMTKNPERAKQIDFSYTYFLTGQKFITKKGAVKSLKDLEGKKIGTAKGSTSEQNVAKAIPTATILSFDDYPQAFLALQQGKVAAVTTDESILAGILGKAPNKNKFEIPNLQISEEPYGLGMRKDDKHFVAFVNKTLLEMEKNGEAKKIFEKWFGPKTATPLKRTFKITADK
- a CDS encoding amino acid ABC transporter ATP-binding protein, with product MIEFRGVHKWFKKLHVLNDINLHVKPGEVLVVCGPSGSGKSTLIRTVNQLEPIDQGTLIVDGKDLSDKKLDINKLRAEVGFVFQQFNLYPHLSVLANITLAPIKIRKTPKAQAQEQAMALLERVGLAEKRDAYPAQLSGGQQQRVAIARALAMKPRIMLFDEPTSALDPEMIGEVLDVMQKLALSGMTMVVVTHEMGFAREVSHRVVFMDQGTILEQAAPEQFFKNPQHERAQQFLKQLLSPMH